A genomic stretch from Candidatus Thiothrix anitrata includes:
- a CDS encoding transposase, producing MERLTGRTQRGQELSLLAMVDVTHNTAYTLSASQTPALPRSTGKGQSQPAKTVAATTKTKPKAKVKAKHKPFVGPPLPTRIDSYLGHLQHPIKALLECGIRYLVADSFYAKTKFVSGVRQLNLHLISKLRQDADLRWLYTGAQKPKGRHRQYCGKVSFDDLSRFERVGELDGQRVYTAIVNSPTFKRTLRIVYLSAGSKRQDR from the coding sequence TTGGAACGGCTCACAGGGCGGACGCAACGCGGGCAAGAATTATCCTTGTTAGCGATGGTGGACGTAACCCACAACACGGCTTACACCTTATCCGCCAGCCAAACGCCTGCGTTGCCGCGATCAACCGGCAAAGGGCAAAGCCAACCCGCCAAAACAGTGGCCGCCACCACAAAAACCAAGCCCAAGGCTAAGGTTAAGGCTAAACACAAGCCTTTCGTTGGCCCGCCGCTCCCCACGCGGATTGATAGCTACCTTGGACACCTCCAACACCCCATCAAAGCCCTACTGGAGTGTGGCATCCGTTATCTCGTCGCTGATAGCTTTTATGCCAAAACCAAGTTTGTCAGTGGCGTCAGGCAACTCAACCTGCATTTGATCAGCAAGTTACGTCAGGATGCCGACTTACGGTGGCTGTACACTGGCGCACAAAAACCCAAAGGCCGTCACCGCCAGTACTGCGGCAAAGTCAGTTTTGACGACTTATCACGTTTTGAACGGGTCGGAGAGCTGGACGGGCAGCGTGTTTACACCGCTATCGTTAACAGCCCGACGTTCAAACGGACATTGCGCATCGTCTATCTCAGTGCGGGAAGCAAACGGCAAGACCGCTAG